Below is a window of Bordetella genomosp. 9 DNA.
TAGATGTTGCAGGGATAGCGCTTGAAAACCAGCGCTTCGGCCGCCTTCGGGCCGGCGGCCGCCAGGCGCGCGGCATCGACGTGGTCCTGGCCGAACAGCGTGCCCAGGCCGCGCTGGAAATCGCGCGATGCTTCCCAGCCCCGCGCGGCCAGCAGCGCCGCTTCCAGCCCATGCAGCGCGCCCCAGCCGAAGTGCGTCATGCCTATCATCGACGCCGCGCTGTTGACCGCGAGTCCGGACGCGCGGGTCAAGGCGATGGCCAGCGCGTTGACGCAGGCCTGCGGCGGCAGGCCCAGCATGCGCGCCGCGCTGGCCGCGGCGGCGAGCGTGCCGAAGACGCCGGGGCTGTGGAAACCCACGCCCGGCCGCGTTCCCGTGATGGCGCCCCGGAAGCGCCATGCCGCGTCGACGCCCGCCAGGACGGCGGAACCGATCTGGGCATCGGCATCGGCATCGGCATCGTGCGCCGCGGCCTGGGCGGTGCCCGCGGAAAGCCGGCCGGCCTGCGCGCGAACCAGCTTGTGCGCCGCGCAGGCTGCCAGGGTGGCGGGCAGCACCGTATGCGACGGCCCCGGATCCATGGGGTCCAGGTCGGAAGCCCCCGCCAGCGTCCCGAGATGGCCGATGCGATCCAGCGGTTCGAGCAAGCCGCCGAGCATGCCGTCGATGCGGCCGGCGGTATCGGCCGCATCGCCCCTGGCCCGGAAAGGCCAGACCCAGCGCTCCCGCTCGATACCGAACAGCGTGCACAGCAGGGAAGCCCGGATGCCCTGGTCGATCGCGGTCCTGGCCGCCGGCGTTTCGTCGTGGATGTCGGCGTGCGCGACCGAGGCGCCCAGCTCCAGAAACTCATGCTGCATCGCTGTCTCCTGTCTTCCGCTTGATGCGTTCTTGATGCGATTTTGATCCGATCCAGCGCTGACTATACACAGCAACTACGCCTGTCCCAGCACGATATCTACGCACGCTTCGCATAACTCCCACTCATGCAAACCGGCAAAAATATCGATTGAGGCCCCCGCCGAAATCACCAACACTAGCCGCATATTTCATGACCAGGAAAACGCATATGGTTGCGCAAGAAGAATCCCGCTTCGATGTGGTGGTGGTGGGTTGCGGGGTGGCGGGCCTGAGCGCGGCGGTGGCCGCCGCCGAAGCCGGCGCCAAGGTCGCCCTGCTGGAAAGGTCGACCTACGAAGAGCGAGGCGGCAACACCCGATATACGGAGGCCTACCTGCGCATGAAGAGCGAAACGGAGCTCGCGCACGACTTCGAATCGCTCCTGATCGACAACAGCGGCTATTACATCCAGCCGGACTTCGCCGAATCCACCGTGCGCGACTATGAGAACTGGTCGCCGGTCGTGAAGGCGCTGCCGTTCACGGATCCGGAGCTGATCTCCACCTTCACCGAGTCCGTGCCCGACGCCATCGCGTGGCTGAAGGCCCACGGCATCAGCTTCGGCGAAGCCGGCTTCTACGGCCTGACGCCGCGTCCGTCGCCGCGTATCGCGGTCAACGGCGGCGGCCTGCAGCTGGTGGAAACCATGACGGCCTGCGCCGAAAAGGCCGGCGTGCGCTTCTTCTACGAGATGACCGCCTACGAGCTGCTGCAGTCGGAAGACGGCAAGGTCCGCGGCCTGAAGGCCACGGATACGGCCAACGTGCCGCACCGCTTCCATTGCAATGCCGTCATCCTGGCCTGCGGCGGCTTCCAGGGCAATTCGGAAATGGTCATCCGCTATATCGGCGCGAAGGGACGTTATCTGCGCCCGGTCGCCCCGGGCGGCTATTACAACAAGGGCGAGGGCATCAAGATGGCGCTGCGTATCGGCGCGGCGCCGTCGGGCGACTTCGCGGAATACCACGGCCAGCCCATCGATCCGCGATCAAGCGCGTCCGAAGCGCTGGTCATGGTGTATCCCTATGGCGTGCTGATCAATCGCGACGGCAAGCGCTTCATCGATGAAGCCCCCGGCACCATCGATGCGCACTACGAAGAAACCATCCGCCTGATCGCCGAGCAGAAGAAGGGCATCGCCTACTGCATCCTGGACGACAAGATCAACCGCATCCCCAATTGGAAGCGCTGCGTGCGCAGCGACCAGCCGCCGGAAACGGCGCCGGACATCGCGTCGCTGGGCAGGAAGCTGGGCTTCGACGGCGAGGCCGCGCAGCGCACCATCGACGAATACAACCGCGCCTGCGGCGCGGGCACCTTCAATCCGGAAATCCTGGACGGCCTGGCCACCAGCGGCCTGTCGCCGCGCAAGTCCAACTATGCCGTGCCGCTGGATACGCCGCCTTTCCACGTCTATCCGATCATTTCGGCCAACACCTTCACGCTGGGAGGATTGAAGGTGAACGCCAACGCGCAGGTGGTCAAGAACGAAGGGTGCATACTGCCGGGCCTGTACGCCGCCGGCGAGACGATGGGCCTGTACTACGGGCGTTATCCGGGGGCCACGTCCGTGCTGCGGGGCGCGGTGTTCGGCCGACGGGCAGGGGAGCACGCCGCCACGCATGCCACATAGCGGCAGCGCGGCGCGCAACAAAAATCAATTCAAAAACAACGGAGACAAGCATGTTGAACCGACACTACAAACGCCGGGCCGCACTGGGCCTGGGCGGCGTACTCGCCATGGCCGCCATCGCCGTATCGACGGCGGCGCACGCGCAGCCCCAGGGCAATTATCCTGACAAGCCGATACAGCTGATCGTGCCGTATTCCGCGGGCGGTCCCACCGACGTGGCGGCGCGCGTCATGGCGCAGGCGCTGTCGCAGCGCATCGGACAGAACATCGTCGTCATGTCCATGCCGGGGGCCGGCGGCGTGATCGGCACGGATGCCGTCAACCGCGCCAAGCCGGATGGCTACACCTTGCTGTTCGCCGTGAATTCGATGGCGATCTTCCCGTATACGCGCTCGGCTAAAAATCCCTTGCCATTCGATCCCAACGGCTTCGCGCCCATCGGCAGCGTTGCCGAGTCGGCGCACGTCATCGTCGCCAACAAGAACCTGGGCATCAAGACCATCGCCGACCTGGTCGCCGCCGCCAAGAAGAAACCCGACGTCTACAGCTTCGGTTCGGCCGGCATAGGCGGCACCACACACCTGCCCATCGCCTTGTTCGCGCACCGCGCCGGCATCAAGCTCCTGCACGTGCCGTACAAGGGCGCCGCGCCGGCGATGTCCGACACCATGGCGGGCGTGGTCTCCATTTCCGGCCCGGGTTATACGGACGCGGTAAAGGCCGCCATCGACAATGGCACGCTGGTGGCGCTGGCGACGACGTCCGCCAAGCGCCTGCCTTTCCTGCCCAATGTGCCGACACTGGCGGAGCAGGGCTATCCCGACATGGTCTTTCCGATCTGGTACGCGATGTTCGCCCCCAAGGGGACGCCCGACAATGTGGTCGAAAAATTGAATGCGGCGTTGAAGGCGATGGCAAGCGATGCGGCGTACCAGAAGCAGCAGGCCGCGCAGGGCAACGTCGTCACCTATATGACGCCGCCCCAGGTGGCCGGCATGCTCAAGACCGACATCGCGAAGCTGGGCACGCGGCTGAAGGACGCCGGCATCAACCTGGAGGAATAAGGCCTCATGGACGCCAATAGCGGCAAGGATGCATCGCTGACGCGCCTGCTCGTCGAACGCGCGCTGGCGCTGCGCCACGATGCGCTGCCCGCCGACGTGCGTATCGTCGCCCGCGACTGCCTGGTGGACTGGCTGGGTTGCGCGTTCGCCGC
It encodes the following:
- a CDS encoding MmgE/PrpD family protein codes for the protein MQHEFLELGASVAHADIHDETPAARTAIDQGIRASLLCTLFGIERERWVWPFRARGDAADTAGRIDGMLGGLLEPLDRIGHLGTLAGASDLDPMDPGPSHTVLPATLAACAAHKLVRAQAGRLSAGTAQAAAHDADADADAQIGSAVLAGVDAAWRFRGAITGTRPGVGFHSPGVFGTLAAAASAARMLGLPPQACVNALAIALTRASGLAVNSAASMIGMTHFGWGALHGLEAALLAARGWEASRDFQRGLGTLFGQDHVDAARLAAAGPKAAEALVFKRYPCNIYLNLLVAILEEVVDGGPVERIEIDMPWVPHLDCPAPRDLRQARNSAQAVAAIAGAGDISYAAFSGPAGPWAPAPAVAALFPRIELRMDRDAPTGLRNAVIGARIWRGGAMIHEARRSMQDLRGWGIEHARRLMGADDPHGGVAALYQGSYGGAYAHVQARLASVSA
- a CDS encoding FAD-dependent oxidoreductase, encoding MVAQEESRFDVVVVGCGVAGLSAAVAAAEAGAKVALLERSTYEERGGNTRYTEAYLRMKSETELAHDFESLLIDNSGYYIQPDFAESTVRDYENWSPVVKALPFTDPELISTFTESVPDAIAWLKAHGISFGEAGFYGLTPRPSPRIAVNGGGLQLVETMTACAEKAGVRFFYEMTAYELLQSEDGKVRGLKATDTANVPHRFHCNAVILACGGFQGNSEMVIRYIGAKGRYLRPVAPGGYYNKGEGIKMALRIGAAPSGDFAEYHGQPIDPRSSASEALVMVYPYGVLINRDGKRFIDEAPGTIDAHYEETIRLIAEQKKGIAYCILDDKINRIPNWKRCVRSDQPPETAPDIASLGRKLGFDGEAAQRTIDEYNRACGAGTFNPEILDGLATSGLSPRKSNYAVPLDTPPFHVYPIISANTFTLGGLKVNANAQVVKNEGCILPGLYAAGETMGLYYGRYPGATSVLRGAVFGRRAGEHAATHAT
- a CDS encoding Bug family tripartite tricarboxylate transporter substrate binding protein gives rise to the protein MLNRHYKRRAALGLGGVLAMAAIAVSTAAHAQPQGNYPDKPIQLIVPYSAGGPTDVAARVMAQALSQRIGQNIVVMSMPGAGGVIGTDAVNRAKPDGYTLLFAVNSMAIFPYTRSAKNPLPFDPNGFAPIGSVAESAHVIVANKNLGIKTIADLVAAAKKKPDVYSFGSAGIGGTTHLPIALFAHRAGIKLLHVPYKGAAPAMSDTMAGVVSISGPGYTDAVKAAIDNGTLVALATTSAKRLPFLPNVPTLAEQGYPDMVFPIWYAMFAPKGTPDNVVEKLNAALKAMASDAAYQKQQAAQGNVVTYMTPPQVAGMLKTDIAKLGTRLKDAGINLEE